ATTGAGATAGGAACCTAAAATTTAATGTTTATGGGATGAATGAGAAATATTAGGCACCTGCCTTCGTGTGGCTTCCACCACACATGCAAAATGGATGCTGGATGCATGTAATCCAATCCCTCCCTGACTCCCTCCCGTGCCCTCTAATCCCTTTTTGAATTCTTTATAGACAACTCAAGATAGAAATGATCatatattaaatattcaaaATGGCCGTAATCCTGAAATCATATACAGATTTTTAATAtatctattgtttttttatagTCGTATCAAAAACTCAATGATCAAAGATTAAATATTCAAATAAACATAAACCTCTACAGAGCTCATAGAATACCACATGTCACACCTCTGAATTTATGAAAATCATAAAAGTTACGAGAAAAGCAGTAAAACATCTAACCATCAAGTTATAGCTAAAATCGGTGGGCCAATATTTCTGATATATCTTACACAAGACAAAACCCTCCTCTTGGACCCATACATGTACGCGCGCCTCCTAGTTATTTTAACATCCAATAAAAAAGCATCTAGCGAGTTTTACATCATTTTCCACTATCttagttgacaaatgttcgGTAAAATGGTTTTATAGTTAAGTTCAATCGATCATCAGCTACCAATCATCTAACAACATATtgaatatgttctttttttttttggtttagatGCACATTTTATCTCGGTTTATGTTAGGACGTTTTCTAAACTGTTAAACACACaatatgtttctaaaaaaaccttttatatagaagttgctcataaactatttttcaagtttataataatcaCAACTCAATTAACCATACACTAATTACTTTCGCATCCTACGTGCATTTACTtaatccttattttttttatcacttcCGAACGGAACAGAGTGTGACACGGTATATATGTACTTTCCCTTCGTCCTTTTGATGCCCTAATTAATCGAATGCGACCagtcgatggatggatcgatcggcCATCACGTCGACAAATCCCTTGTCACACGGGCACACGCAAtcaaggaaagaaagaaagaaagaaagaaagaaagcagcCATGTTTGTTAATGTTCTTGTTAACCAGTAGCTGGGTTTGGCCAACGATCCCCAACAAACATAGCTTGATAGCTCCAGTCCGTGGCCAACCCCCCAACAGATTACACTTTCTCTGGATCACTCGTCATCGCAGATTAGTAGGAGATTCATCGGTTTATCCATATTGACTAATAAACCAAAATATCTTATTaaggaataaaaaatatatagttgaacttttatatatttgttcgtacTGACTTAAAAGTTAacgctaaaaaaaattatgttaaaaTATCTtgaaattaactttaaaattaaatttaaaaatttaaattttagcttttgcTTTAACTTATTAGGCCAACTGATACCACAGTGGACTCCACCTTGATACGCAGCCAGCttacaggtggggcccactttcTGGGCGGGCAATTGGTCCACAATGAACCGGTCTATTCATCACTGGAGTATAGTAGTCCCGTGGACCGCCCAAAAGTTGAGGCTTTTGTGGGTTGACTTCAATTTATAGGTGGGTATTGTGAGTTTGTGACAGATTTTCCGTGGAACAGGAAGCAAACACGCATGAATTTTGTGAGATTTTCAGATGAGAACAGGTAGCTCTCCGTGAAAGTTCAGGTTAGGATTCTCCTGCTCCTGAAAATTCAGAAGCTACACAATTTGTGTTCAGTTTACCAATGATCAATGTATCTAGACTTCTGGACTCTGGAGTATCACATAGGTAAGCGATTCAATCaacttccaaaaaaaataagaattttCTTCTGTTAAAGAAAAGAACATCAGGTGTATCCTGATGATAAAGAAAAGAACATCAGGTGTATCTTGGTTAATCGATGATCTTTGTTTAACTCGGTGATTAATTTGCCGGCCGGTTGACTTATGTAACATTGTAATTTGTAACGTACATATGAAGCTCTTAATTTGACATTACAAGTGTGGTCGTTGAAGTAGATTTGCTTAGGTCGAACTATATATTTGTACTTGTAGATCTCCAGTGGATTATTGGATTTCCTATAGAGACAAGAAATTGCAATGTGCATGCGTGTGCCTGGCAAATTAATCAACCATGCAAATATCATCCAATCAAATCACTCAGGTTGTGTGCAAAAGCATATCCAAAGccaacttgaaaaaaaaattactcgtTCATCGGTGTCACCTTCCATATTGTTTCAATTAATCACAACCTGAACATATCCAGTAGAATCTGAAAATCTCATTTGAATTTCTCATTAAGTTGTGGTTTTTCTTCCCCAAGATCAATCTAGCTGTACTCAAATGctttataaaatatgaattaattaattatcaaatTGGGTATTGTTGACTTCTCATTCCCCAGATTCTGTGGTGTGCTGAAAAACAGGACAGAGCAGCATTGGTAGTTATGCAACCCTCTCCAACCCCAACTGTTCTTTGGATCACTTTGTCCTTCCTTGACATCTTTTTTTCCTATTGACACTGATCACTGACCTACAACCCCTATATAAACACTTCCCCCTCAACCCCATATCCTCAAACACACAAAACCCCAACTTTCTCTCTCTACAATCCATCAACcaatctctctcctcttcttcctctctcatcACTCCAAAGATCATCAACCATGGTGAGCTACACAAAATGAGCTTcattatttatatatcttgGATAATGGTTTTCTTGCTACTCATGTTTAATTTGCaagattgcaaaaaaaaaaaagagagagagagaaaatgtgaCACGTTGTGGTGTGTGTAGGTTGTTGAGGTTAGGGAGAACGGCGCCGTCGTGgaggtggccgacggcggcaaggcggcggcggcggcgaagctgacGGTGAAGCGCGGCGAGCCGGAGCtggtggcgccggcggaggcgacgcCGACGGGGGAGAAGTACTACCTGTCCAACCTGGACCAGAACATCGCCGTGATCGTGCAGACGGTGTACTGCTAcaagccaccggcggcgagcggcggcgacaatGGCGACGCGGTGGCCGTGCTCCGCGACGCGCTGGCGAAGGTGCTCGTCCACTACCACCCGCTGGCGGGGCGGCTGACGATCAGCGCGGAGATGAAGCTCGCCgtggagctcaccggcgagggcgccgtgttcgtcgccgccgacgccgggtgcgacctcgccgacgtcggcgaCCTCACCAAGCCCGACCCCGCCGCGCTCGGCCACCTCGTCTACTCCATCCCCGGCGCCAAGAACATCCTCGAGATGCCCCCCATGACGGCGCAGGTAAACACCTCGTGCCGCCATTACTCCTCTCCTTTCCTAGCTTTAACCTTTCTGGCGCCATTGCCCTGAGCTTGGCGTTAATGGCGCCATGGCGGCCTCGCTCTCTCTTCCCCTTTTGGTGAAaggagattgaaaaaaaaaaacgataaAAGCCATGCAGCTGCGTGGTCTCAGTGATGACGTGGCAGGTCACGAGTCGATGTCTTAATTGGGTTTCTGGTTAGGGGATGGgcgttgcaaaaaaaaaaaaaattgaatttaatGTTGCTAGGAGTACCATAGATGGAAATTCCagaaaaaacattttgaaaatTAGTTGTACTTCGTTTTTTATTCCGGGTTTTAGATTGGAGAGTTTTTAAATGTGTTTGTTCTTTCTTCCAAAGTTAGGTTACCCACCTCGACCTATAAATCAACTAACCATATCaatcattttttgtttttgtaatGGCTAGGTACCAGCTCATGAcatttataattatattgtCACAATCCAACCTTATCACCCAAGTTCCAATATGTATGGGGGGCACATCTTCAACGAAATACGCACTagattaaatattaaatattaaatattaattaattgtaccCCCTGCTGATGTGCCAAATCATGCACTAAATCGTTCTTGGCTTAAACAATCCATCTACTAAAAATTCTTCCAATTTTAACTAACTCAAATCAAACTCGTAGTTCAATATATGACTCATTAAGCAATAAACTAGTAATGCGAATTTGAAAAGTTTAGTATCTTTGTTTGCCATTAATTCATCagtttaataatttttttttcttttgcaggtGACACGGTTCAAGTGCGGCGGCTTCGCGCTGGGGCTCGCCATGAACCACTGCATGTTCGACGGGCTGGGCGCCATGGAATTCGTCAACTCGTGGGcggagacggcgcgcggcgccgtcgagctcACCGTGCCGCCGTTCCTGGACCGCACGTTGCTCCGCGCGCGCGACCCCCCGGTGATCTCCTTCGAGCACCACGAGTTCGAGGAGATCCCCGACGTCTCCGACACGGCGGCGCTCTACGCCGACCAGGACCTCCTCTACCGCTCCTTCTGCTTCGACCCGGACCGCCTCGAGCGCGTCCGCgcgctcgccctcgccggcgccggcgccgagaaCGGCGACGACCTCGTCGGCGGGCGGTGCACCACCTTCGAGGCGCTGTCGGGGCTCGTCTGGCGCGCGCGCACCCGCGCCCTGGGCCTCGCGCCGGAGCAGCGGACGAAGCTGCTGTTCGCTGTGGACGGGCGGCGCCGCTTCGAGCCGCCGCTCCCCCGCGGCTACTTCGGCAACGGCATCGTGCTGACGAACGCGGTGGCGACCGCCGGCGAGctgctgtcgtcgccgccgtcgcgcgcggcggggcTGGTGCAGGCGGCGGTGCGGATGGTGACCGACGGGTACATGCGGTCGGCGGTGGACTACTTCGAGGCGACGCGGGCGCGGCCGTCGCTGGCGTCGACGCTGCTGATCACGACGTGGTCCAGGCTCGCCTTCCACGGCGCCGACTTCGGCTGGGGCGCGCCGGCGATGTCCGGCCCCGTCACGCTGCCGGAGAAGGAGGTCATCCTCTTCCTCGCGCACGGCGAGGAGAGGAAGAGCATCAAcgtcctcctcggcctcccGGCGTCCGCCATGGACGCCTTCCAAGAGCTCATGGACgagatatgatgaaaaaaaaggatggatTGTATTGGTTACATGGTTTATGATGCATATGGATGgtgttcttcttttcttttatggttaaatttaaaatttgcatGGGTTTATACACTTTGTAGTGTGGTGTTTTGTTTTTAATGATTAATTGTGGTGAGCATGTGTTAAATGTTAATCAGCTGCTCTATGTTGGTGTTTGATAAGAGGCACTGTGGCAAAatggttgtaacttgtaagatGGTTTAATGATAATGAGAAGCAATTGGTATTTGTTTAGTTAATtgatgaggttttttttttactaccttGAACACGTAAATTCGGAATATTTTGTTCAACTACAATATTGCCTTAAAGTTAAACATTTAAATAATAAAGTCTCTCAAgacaaaaagaaagagaactaGATAAGCAGGGGAGAAACAGGGCAAACAGAGTCACGAGGGAATGGCAAGCAGAGGACGCACCAGAGGGTGGACAAGCTCACTCAGAAATCATTTTCAAACATTGACAGGGTGTTCTTCGATACTAGAAATTAACAaagtttggcaaaaaaaaatattcacatGAAAATTGATACCGGCAACTTTGGTGATTATGAAAGAAACTTGTCAAAAAGCCAAACAAACTACAACAACCCTACTATAGGTTAGCCAAGCATAATCTACCTGGAATGCACTCACCCATAAACAAGGCGTAATAAGTTAATGTACAATAAATTGTTCTTTTTGTTGGGGAAACAGCTCGAGTggatgtccacccgtttattgcatgtcatctaaatgattataaaaaaaattgaaaaaatatgaataagatagatcaatatgtaatgtatcaattcacaaacatgcaagttaaaattcaacttctacagattgtaacaaaaataacaaacaaaactcaaattactacatgtatatttacagttaaatttgttatttttgttacaacttataaaagttgaattttaacttgcatgtttgtggagtatatattacatattgatctatcttgtcattttttttaaaaaattttcatagtcatttagttgacatgcaataaacgaaTGGACGTCCCCTCGAGCTATTAGAATCCATCCCCCTTTTTGTTGACACTATTTGCAAATGTACTTTTACATGTGAGATATAGGAGTACAAATGATATATTGTTCAACATGTTGAAAATGTTACCATATTCATTCtacaaattttgttaaactttaaaaaattgaactagaaaaaaaatttaaaacaacttataatataaaatggaggtagtataaattGTACTAAAAGACTTCCAAATTATatattaaataatatattaacCACACATGCAACAATCGAAACCTAATGCACATACGGTGGAGGAGCCCGTCTTGTAGCTCCTCTTCTTCATCGTCTCCGGCCACTGGCTGGCCATCAATTTCGGTTCCATGTACCACCATGGCTATCAGTAGCTCAGCACCGccacgcggaggcggcgatgatggcgcGGTCTTGCCACccgaggaggaggcagccgcTGTCCTCGGTGAGGCGgtagccgtcgccggcgccgtagaGGCCGAGCAGAACCTGGCtctggccgacggcggcggcgctaagcggcaCGGCCTCGAACCCTCGCCCTTCCatgagccgccgccaccgctccagcCTCTCGTGCCGCGCCACCCGCTCCGCCCCCTCGCACGCCACCACGTTCCGTATCTCCGGTGCCAGCAGGCACTGCTCCACCTTCATCCTCGCCGTCGACTCCGCCGGGAACGTCGCGTCCAGCGAGTCGAATATCGCCGAGTAGTAGTGCAACGCCTCCAAAAACCTTCaaaaacatcatgcaaacattcAAACCATTTTCCATGAATTTCACATGGTTTTAAAATCTCTGGCTATAGTTTTCAGAGAATAATCTAGCTATTTTTGCTCTAATGTACAATTTTAGCATCATTTAGCCCGCTATTAGAAGTTTTTGAGGGTCTACCGTTAAATGCCTTAGTCCGCTATTTGAAACATTAGAATTTCGTTCAAATTTGTGAAATACCATACCAATGTTCAAAAGTTTTCGATGAATTTCGTTTCGAATTTGATGATGTTTTGGTGGTTTACCTGCCCAAGAAGTAGGGGCCATTGTGGGCGGCCTCCTGCTCGACGAGGGTGATGATCTTGGGAGCCTGGTCGCGGATCATGGAGAGGAGAGGCGggaggtgggaggaggggacgcggtggaggcggtTGACGGCGTTGACGGCGAGGGCCTCGCCGACGCGGCGGTGcagggcggcggggcggaggcgctcgaggcggtcggcggcggcggcgtggaacTCGAACGGGACGCGGAGcgacgcggcgagggaggcgaggtGGCGCCCGGTCTCcctgacggcggcgggcgggtgtCCGACCCCGGTGAGCCGCAGCGTGGGCGGGCCGCcggggcgcgcggcgagcgcctGGAGGAATGCCGGCCACTGGTAGCCCTGGAGGATGTCGAGGTCGACGACGTGGACGCGGTCCTCGCCGTGGAACGCCTCGAAGATGGCCTGGTTGGCGGTGAAGTGGGCGAACTTGATGTAGGGGCAGGCCTGGTAGAGGATCTGGTAGACCTTGAgcgtctccggcgacggcgggaacgggtagggcgcggcggcggcggcggcgcggggggagggggaggcggaggtgggggaggagaggagggagaggcgggcggcgagggcgtcggCGAAGTGGGAGGCGACGCGCTGCATGGAGTCGCCGAGAGGggaggcgacgcggcggaggagatggaggtggcGGAGCGCCGCCGGGTGGTCGCCCTTGGAGACGAGGTCGGCGCACGCCAGCAGGAGGTGCACCAGCTGAAGCCCACTGTCCTGCTCCTGCAAATTCAGTGCATGCACACTGTTAGTAATTACTAGCACTGGTAATTAAGGTCCTAATTGCAGTGATTATTCATGATTTAGTTAATGACCAGTAGTAATCCCTCCGAATTAATAATACTTATTATTTTGAACAAGAACATGGTCTTAAATAACAACTTTGaacattattttctattataatatatataaaaatattaacaaatatatgattttattaaaatactttttaatactaatatatacatgtaatcatcatatttgaaaaacagatattttaaaaataattcataattaaagatttaaagtttgactttatTCTTatctaaaacgataagtattatcagtcCGAAGGGAATAGCAATTCGGTTAGAGAACATGATTAGTGTTTAGTTAAGGAACAAAACATTTCTCCCGACTGATTGGAACATCTGATTAGCTTATGAGAAAGCACACGTGCAAGGTGTTAATTAGGAATTTAATATTTGACATCTATTTGCACTACCAAAGTTCATGTTGTATTAATCTGTATATATAACTCCACAACACAGCTTGAACAATCATTTTCTGTAATCCAAATTAGCAATTAGGCAACCTTGTCACAATTTCCAGTAATCTATACTCAACTCACACATGGAGAAATTAAGACAAATCCATTGCTTGAAAAGTACCGGTACTATTCGTATCGAAATTTgaattgttgattttgtttctcAATGCGTGGATCAATTATGATTTATGAACTTGTTTTTTGGTAGGTGATAGGTGCCATATACtcaacattatcaaattattttataaccatttcattttatttgaaataaaaaaagatataggATGGATGTCCCTTCGAtggattagatttttttttttgccacaatGCACAATTTAGAAAAATCACAGCTTGTACTTAATATTTAGttcaaatgaaaatgaaaatatcTAGAGTAGAAATTTTCGGCGTACACAGGTTGGTCAATCATTTTCAGTAATTCCAATTCCAATTTTTGCAATGGTGCAATATTgtcctttttattatttttacgaCACAGTCCTTATATGTCCTTGCAGATGAGCATGTTCAATATATTCACAAATTTACTCTGACTTAGTCAATCGTGCCAAAACAAGCTATTTAATTTGAAGAACTAAAAGCAGTTCTCCCAACGTAAAGTAATTTTATAATACACAGTTACACACCAGAAAATGCTACTTTtcacaaaaacaaaattaagtaaatttcataaaacacCACCTATTATGATTCAAGTTGTACAAAATTATAAGGATTAGTACAAGACATATAACCTCGGATATAATGATCCAAAAGTTCACATACCACACCATTAACCATTTTGACATACTCATGTATCAAAGCAGATGCAAAAGAACAATTTATATGATGCACAATATTCTTATAAATTTCAGATGTCAAAAGTGTTgtaaatcaaaatcaaaatgatcAATAGTGTGGTTTATGAAAATTTAGGACTATAATACCTAAGGTTATGTACCACTTGTCAAAATACATGTGGTTTGTGTATTTGGATCATAATATGTGAGGTTTTAGGAAATCTATTCATAAAAATTGAAGAACGTGGATTACAACATGGTCTAAGTTGTAAAGTGTGCCCTTGTAACTTACGGATCACAATTCAATCAATCGACCGCGTAGTTTATTTAGCTGTATtagttttaaaagaaaatttattatatactaTTGAGTTTGTTCCAATTTAGCGATTAatcattgatattttttttctctataataTACtgaggatttataaattattgcACAATATGCCAttggatttgtcttttttaccACAAAAATCCCAAATATTTGTAAAGAGTTAACTTTTTAAcctattaaatttttttaaaaaaatatgaaatgctTTATGTACCGTGTTCTTACACTtcaagattttttatttttttaaaagttattttttgttATAAGAAGAGAAAT
The nucleotide sequence above comes from Oryza glaberrima chromosome 11, OglaRS2, whole genome shotgun sequence. Encoded proteins:
- the LOC127754064 gene encoding omega-hydroxypalmitate O-feruloyl transferase-like, with protein sequence MVVEVRENGAVVEVADGGKAAAAAKLTVKRGEPELVAPAEATPTGEKYYLSNLDQNIAVIVQTVYCYKPPAASGGDNGDAVAVLRDALAKVLVHYHPLAGRLTISAEMKLAVELTGEGAVFVAADAGCDLADVGDLTKPDPAALGHLVYSIPGAKNILEMPPMTAQVTRFKCGGFALGLAMNHCMFDGLGAMEFVNSWAETARGAVELTVPPFLDRTLLRARDPPVISFEHHEFEEIPDVSDTAALYADQDLLYRSFCFDPDRLERVRALALAGAGAENGDDLVGGRCTTFEALSGLVWRARTRALGLAPEQRTKLLFAVDGRRRFEPPLPRGYFGNGIVLTNAVATAGELLSSPPSRAAGLVQAAVRMVTDGYMRSAVDYFEATRARPSLASTLLITTWSRLAFHGADFGWGAPAMSGPVTLPEKEVILFLAHGEERKSINVLLGLPASAMDAFQELMDEI